The Chloroflexota bacterium genome includes a window with the following:
- a CDS encoding GNAT family N-acetyltransferase produces MTQTILKDLGGGLILRRATPADTDALAKFNATVHSDDGPDKRDERIGAWVRDLMTQPHPTTSAADFIIVEDTQTKKIVSSMNLIPQTWSYAGIEFGVGRPELVGTDPEYRRRGLVREQFDVIHQWSAARGHKLQIITGIPYYYRQFGYEMGLALDGGRVGYIPHIPKLKDDEEEAYCLRPAEARDIAFITELYSARAQRQLLHCERNEDTMQYELFGKSEKNVNRIETRIIENQAGEAAGYLMHPPFLWGPTLTVREFELVAGLSWLAIAPSVLRYLKTTGEAYAAEKEEQEFQAFAMWMGVEHPIYEAISDLLPRVRDPYAYYVRVADLPDFLLHIAPALEARLAKSVLAGHSGELKLNFFKNGVKLTFEQGQIKAVESYAPEKTEDGDALFPDLTFLRVLFGYNSFWDIEKLFADCYVRNNAARALVPILFPKQASNVWGLA; encoded by the coding sequence ATGACCCAAACTATCCTCAAAGACCTGGGTGGCGGACTAATTTTGCGCCGCGCCACTCCCGCTGATACCGACGCGCTGGCGAAATTCAATGCCACCGTCCACAGCGACGACGGCCCCGACAAGCGCGATGAGCGCATTGGCGCCTGGGTACGTGACCTGATGACCCAGCCGCACCCCACCACATCGGCGGCTGATTTTATAATTGTCGAAGATACGCAGACAAAAAAGATCGTCTCCTCGATGAACCTGATTCCACAAACCTGGAGCTACGCGGGCATCGAATTTGGCGTCGGGCGGCCCGAATTGGTTGGCACTGATCCCGAGTATCGCCGCCGCGGGCTGGTACGCGAGCAATTTGATGTCATCCATCAATGGAGCGCGGCGCGCGGCCACAAATTACAGATCATCACCGGGATTCCATATTATTATCGCCAGTTTGGCTACGAGATGGGGCTGGCGCTGGATGGCGGGCGCGTGGGGTATATTCCGCATATTCCCAAATTAAAGGATGACGAAGAAGAAGCCTACTGCCTACGCCCGGCTGAGGCGCGCGATATTGCATTTATCACGGAACTGTATTCAGCCAGAGCACAACGGCAACTTTTGCATTGTGAGCGGAATGAAGACACAATGCAATATGAGCTTTTTGGAAAGAGCGAAAAAAATGTCAACCGCATTGAAACACGCATCATCGAGAATCAGGCGGGCGAGGCCGCGGGTTATTTAATGCACCCACCTTTTTTATGGGGCCCAACCCTGACCGTGCGGGAGTTTGAGCTTGTCGCTGGCCTTTCATGGCTGGCGATTGCCCCCAGTGTGCTGCGCTATCTGAAAACCACCGGCGAAGCCTATGCTGCTGAAAAAGAAGAACAGGAATTTCAGGCCTTCGCCATGTGGATGGGCGTTGAGCATCCAATTTACGAGGCCATCAGCGATTTGCTGCCGCGGGTGCGCGATCCCTATGCCTATTATGTGCGCGTGGCCGATTTGCCAGACTTTTTGTTGCATATTGCTCCGGCGCTAGAAGCGCGGCTGGCAAAATCAGTATTGGCGGGACACAGCGGCGAGCTGAAATTGAATTTCTTCAAAAATGGGGTGAAGCTGACTTTCGAGCAAGGCCAGATCAAGGCCGTCGAAAGCTACGCCCCTGAAAAAACCGAAGACGGCGATGCGCTCTTCCCCGATCTAACCTTCTTGCGGGTATTATTCGGTTATAACTCGTTTTGGGATATCGAGAAGCTGTTCGCCGATTGCTATGTGCGCAACAACGCGGCGCGCGCCCTGGTGCCAATTCTGTTCCCCAAGCAGGCATCCAATGTGTGGGGACTAGCCTAA
- a CDS encoding branched-chain amino acid transaminase, protein MALPNYAYFEGKIVPYGEAKIGILTHALNYGTAAFGGLRGYWNEKEEQLFLFRPREHFLRLLNSGKYLCAELEHTPETLTQVAKDLLRAESYREDVYLRPLLYKADEIIGVKLHGLTDEISMVSIPFGLYVANDTNAHVTFSSWRRVDDNVIPARGKISGAYANSALIKTDAVRAGFDEALVLSQDGHVSEGSAMNLFMVRDGVIYTPPVTDNVLEGITRRSVMELAEKELGLKVVERSIDRTEVYICDELFFTGTAAQVTAITKVDHRPIGSGVMGPIAEKLRAVFSDVVHGDLPAYREWLTPVYEK, encoded by the coding sequence GTGGCATTACCCAATTACGCATATTTTGAAGGTAAGATCGTCCCATATGGTGAAGCAAAAATTGGTATTCTCACACACGCGTTGAATTACGGTACCGCTGCTTTTGGCGGTTTGCGCGGTTATTGGAATGAAAAAGAAGAACAGCTCTTTCTTTTCCGTCCGCGCGAGCATTTTCTACGACTGCTGAATTCGGGTAAATATCTTTGTGCAGAACTGGAGCATACCCCCGAAACGCTGACACAGGTGGCCAAAGATTTGCTGCGCGCCGAAAGTTACCGCGAAGATGTGTACCTGCGCCCCTTGCTGTACAAAGCTGACGAAATTATTGGTGTGAAATTGCACGGCCTGACCGACGAGATCAGCATGGTGTCTATTCCTTTTGGTTTGTACGTTGCCAATGATACCAACGCCCATGTGACGTTTTCATCGTGGCGGCGCGTGGATGATAATGTGATCCCTGCCCGCGGCAAAATCTCGGGGGCTTATGCCAACTCGGCGCTGATCAAAACCGATGCCGTGCGCGCCGGGTTTGATGAGGCGCTGGTATTATCGCAAGATGGTCATGTTTCAGAAGGCAGCGCCATGAATTTGTTTATGGTGCGCGATGGCGTGATCTACACCCCCCCGGTGACGGATAACGTCCTCGAAGGCATTACCCGCCGCTCGGTGATGGAACTGGCTGAAAAAGAACTCGGCCTGAAGGTGGTCGAACGCTCGATTGACCGCACGGAAGTCTATATTTGCGATGAACTTTTCTTCACCGGCACAGCAGCCCAAGTAACTGCGATCACAAAAGTGGATCATCGTCCGATTGGTTCTGGCGTGATGGGGCCAATCGCAGAAAAATTGCGCGCCGTTTTCTCTGATGTGGTGCATGGTGATTTGCCCGCCTACCGTGAGTGGCTGACTCCCGTTTACGAGAAATAA
- a CDS encoding ribose-phosphate pyrophosphokinase: protein MDLNELRFFSGSSHPELAADIARHVGVPLDDTHVSRFSNDNLYIQLGASVRSRNVYIVQTLSPPVNDHLVELLMMLDIAKGASAREIHAIIPYFSFARSDKKDAPRISITARLIADLLHTAGATHVMTMMLHSPQVHGFFPVPTDPLSSRPVLMHYFRQKDLSDTIVIAGDMGTAKSAARFAKNLGLSMAAGNKERISDSQVAFTGIVGKQLSGHKKALIYDDEISTGGTILELSKHLIENGIEEIWLACTHGVFVRGGLDKLAAVSEITDIVITDTVPIPKENRPQKLTVLPVGHIFGEAIRYNYMRESIGDLFVYGDDNA from the coding sequence ATTGACCTCAATGAACTACGTTTTTTTAGCGGCAGCTCGCATCCGGAGTTAGCCGCCGATATTGCCCGGCATGTTGGCGTGCCGCTGGACGACACGCATGTCAGTCGTTTTAGCAATGATAATTTATATATTCAGCTCGGTGCCAGCGTGCGTTCGCGCAACGTCTACATTGTGCAAACCCTCAGCCCGCCGGTCAATGATCATCTGGTTGAGTTGTTGATGATGCTCGATATTGCCAAAGGCGCTTCGGCGCGCGAAATTCACGCCATCATTCCTTATTTTTCCTTTGCTCGCTCCGATAAGAAGGACGCACCGCGCATTTCGATCACCGCGCGCCTGATTGCCGATTTGCTGCACACTGCCGGGGCCACGCATGTGATGACGATGATGCTGCACTCCCCTCAGGTGCATGGCTTCTTCCCCGTTCCCACCGACCCACTCAGCAGTCGTCCGGTGCTGATGCACTACTTCCGGCAAAAAGACCTTTCGGATACCATCGTCATCGCCGGAGATATGGGCACGGCCAAATCGGCCGCGCGCTTTGCCAAAAACCTGGGGCTGTCGATGGCCGCCGGGAATAAAGAGCGCATTTCAGATTCACAAGTTGCCTTTACCGGTATTGTGGGCAAACAACTTAGCGGGCATAAAAAAGCCCTGATCTATGATGACGAAATCTCCACCGGCGGCACAATCTTGGAGCTATCGAAACATCTGATCGAAAATGGCATTGAAGAAATCTGGCTGGCCTGCACACACGGTGTTTTCGTGCGCGGCGGATTAGATAAACTGGCCGCGGTTTCTGAAATTACCGATATTGTGATCACCGATACCGTGCCAATCCCCAAAGAAAACCGGCCCCAAAAGCTGACCGTACTCCCTGTAGGGCATATCTTTGGTGAAGCGATCCGTTACAACTATATGCGCGAATCCATCGGCGATCTTTTTGTTTACGGGGACGATAACGCGTAA